A region of the Arachis hypogaea cultivar Tifrunner chromosome 15, arahy.Tifrunner.gnm2.J5K5, whole genome shotgun sequence genome:
actactgtcttctttacttgtgaatgatcttcttctatggcaggctgtatgtgatcaaagtCATTGCCCGTAGTCATTGATCTTCTCTGCTGCAGAATGaacgccattgcccgtggtcattcaatctgacagagggtgaagctctagcagttcattctcttggcgatcctactcaaaacgccacagaaaaGGTCAAATCTTCCAGATCAGCTGGTGTCTCGAGACCATAAtccgaagtcgtggattaaccggTTGAGTTggtatctcgagaagtccccaacgaagtcatagattaaccgtctgagagatgtataaacatagctattggctcgtgctttcctgccaagtattcacacgaacccaagtagacgcggatTTTTGTTAGGCACGTTCAtctaatgtgatgaacagagctaatttgtcagatcatccaattcatcacgatgaagatcggatatacatcttagaagtaaatcaaacacaaatcgaagaagaaacagtaatacttttattaattcataggactcggCAGGGCTCCTCCCGTCAACCTAtgagtttagaaactcatactaatgtaaaaatacaacataaaaatgaaaatagggCTGAATGATATGCATGTTGTTTtctgattatgtaaaatacactttaaatactaaacagatgactagtaagggtaaaatagtctttttagtgctaaaatccacttttgggcctacttggtgagtgtttgggctaagctttgatgagatccacgtgctatgaggtctcctGGGTGTGGAACGCCAGCTAAGGGGTCCTCATttggcgtttggacgctggtctttgcttttgggcgctggacaccaggaagggggcaggaagctagcgttggacgccagttttgagccttctaatccgaagcaaagtataaactattatatattggtggaaagctctggaagtcagctttccatagtcaTTGAGAGAGCTtcatttagacttctgtagctctagaaaagctcttctgagtgcaaagaggtcagatctgaacagcatctgcagtgctttctctatctctgaatcagacttctgctccaacttctcaatttcagccagaaaatacctgaaattgtacaaaaacacaaaaactcatagtagaatccgaaaatgtgaatttaacactaaaatatgtaaaaatataataaaaactaaataaaacacactaaaaactatatgaaaatgatgtcaaaaaacgtataaaatatccgctcatcaaaaagtAAACTGTGATCTCTAATCTTTCATtgctctctctctcatatttttttttagtctcacttataaaattaatgataagaCATTAcactttattcctttaattgttaaaaaaattgtaagGATCCATTTTCGCAACCCGATCCACATTTCCTGAACAAAATTTGTTAAACATTTTTAACCCATTCACAACCAATTGTCGTGGGCCGTTAGTCCATcatcttaaaataattaaatcccaCCTCTTCATTAAGCATGCTATATTAATTAGCAAGGTATTACCATTTCATCAAACCGACCAAAACTAAAAAGAGCAGAAGATGTCAGCCTTTTCGTGAAAATGGAGCAGTAGCCATGATTTGTTCCCCTCCACACATAGGGCAGCGGACGCAAACACGTAGTATCCACGTGTGGATGTCTCCCATAAACCACACTATagaattttcttaaataaaaaactttacTTGAGATGCAGTAAGCTCTGCCCTGCATTATTCATCACTGATTTAAAGCCAAGACCACCTTGTTTTTTTGggtgatatatatatatcctctcaTAACTTAATAGATAGACTTTTCTCTCATCATCCACCccatttcaaataaaattatgaCAAATTCTATCCATTTTATCACAAACAAAGAGAGGGATTTCATAGTTTGCATCACAAACATCAGGATAGTAGCTAGAGCTAATTGGGTTAGAGTAATTCTCCCTGCTGAAGATAAGGTTATGGTTCTCCAAGAGTTTAGGCGAGTTGCCATTCTATCCAAAGTGTACTTCTAGTATCTCATAGTTGTTAATAGATAGATTTATCAAATAAACTAGTATATGATATTATCATAAATTGGTATAAGTGAATAACAACGAGAAGGACCAACATGGGTCACGGTAGACAGTTGGAtaataacaaatatttaaaattagatgAAGCAAAATACTGTACCATTTTTTAATGAAATACGGGTCTAATAAAAGCACTAATATGGGGGAAGAAAATTTCGCTTAGGTACGAATTGAACTGAATACTGATTggcaaataataaaaagcatgtcTTCCGACTGAGAATGGAGATGGACATGTTTGGCTAGGAGATATCGATAATAATCGATCATAATGGAACTAAGCATTATAGCTATTAATACATAACTAAATAAAATAGTGTACATATAAGAAAGTTTTCCAACACTTACACATATATATTTATCcatataatttctcttctctctttttctcttttatgaGATCAAGgtgatcttttttttttggtgtctataaaggtgatttttttgaaaaagaaaatacactatatgcaaataaactTTATCACTTGGGCTTATTTAGTGTTAGACTTTCTCCTCAAGACAACAATCCATGTGATCACCTCCAAGATTAAAGCAGTTATAGCCAATGCAGAAATCGCTACAATATAACTTGATTTCCATTTCTCCGTTGTACTCAAGATGTCAAAACCCTTGAATACGTTGATAATTCCAAGGAAAATTATAGTGTATCCAAAGCTATGATGATAGATATTCCAGAAGACACGATATTTGTGATCCTTATTTGGCCTTACGAGCAATGCGAACATCTACAAATTTTAAGATAGACAATTAGGAAAGAGTTTCataaatcttttttatctttGAACTTTTCATTAGCTAATCTATTCTCTTATGATTTCTTCGATTACTCTCTCCatccataaatatatataattaagataagACTCAAATTTAGTTTTAAGTTTTCACCTAATAATCAATTTGATCTTTTAGGATTTATAGCTATAagttaagttaattttttttaatctatagTTTAGTTACCAGAATGAATAATACTAGTTAGGAAGTCAATTATTTAGttaatgttaattaattttttaaatttattttaaattttaaatctaaaatcataaatttttagttctaaaatttaaattgtaaattCTAAATCTCAACCCAtccagaaaataaaaatttttaaaactaaaataaaaaagactaatattaattaattaaaaaattaaatttttatactttctAAAACATAATGCTTATTATATATGCAATTAATTATCATTGTGGCAGCCTAATAGCTTGCTAACATTGCACTAAAAGTTTGAGACACaaatagattttgaaatttttaacatCTTGTCAGCTAGTTGTTAAGCTGCCACAATGATAGTTAACTACAAACAAACATTTTGTTAATTGGACAACATTTTACCTGAATAGTGCAAAGACAAAAGAGGGCTATTCCAATATTGCGATGAGCAGTGTACACAATGCCTTCTGATTCACTTCCGAGCTTAAGACCAGTTACCCAGCCAACAACCCCAATGACATAAGCAGACATTTGGCAACCAACATGAAGATAGAACCAAGTTGGATCTGCACATGGGAATATCCTCAAATACCTTGCTATGGCTACTCCAAGGGGAAACAGGAAACCCCAGCTCACAGCATTTAGTATTCCATGAATCTATCATTCATGAATCAAAAACCATGGATTATAATTAAACAAGTAATCAATCTTCCAATAACTTTGTTAATTTCTGTCTTTTATTCAGTTGTGTATAAATGTTGATAGTCATTAAGTTTTGTGTAAATTTTTTATGTCAGTTATGAAATTGTTGGTCACTTAAGAATTAAGATCACTAAACGAAATAgctggaaaagaaaaaaaacattacATTCTTTCTCTTGGTCCTTGAATCCACGCCATGAGAAATACTTTGTGTTCCAACCAAGCTAAGTGGTCCCTTGGAATTCAAATTCTCAGGAGCAAAGGCATGCGGGTCGATCCTTCCTGCTGTCACTGAGGGCCCCACTTGCCACACTTGGTTCAAGCTCACTGCATTCTCAACCACCTTTATATTCACAAAGATCTTGATTATTCCTTCATCCTCTTCTCCCCTCAAATTCCACGTGTCAATCGTGAGGTTCTGAGACATCTTACTATATGATTGTATGTTGAGGGGAAAGACGGTTACGACACCGTTGTCACCCTTGTAGGCCACAAAGGATTGGGCCCCCACCATGCCCGTGCCAGTTGGGTTAACTGCCCAGGAAACCCAACCTCCTGGACGAGGTGGGGTCGCCACAAAGGCAACAGACACAGAGGAATTGGATGTGTTGTGTGTCCAATGGAGGAAAGCATTAAGATGTGGGAGGTCCATGCAATTGGCATAAACCTTGTTGTTATTACTAGCGTCGGTGAGGGTTTGGGTGGTGCATGTGTTAGCGGAGGTACTAGCAATGAGTGCTATGAGAATGAACAATAAGAGGAGGGAAATTGATGATGGCACCATTGTTGTTGCGTTGCAAGGAAGAAACAGTGTGTTTTGCTGTGTCTGGATTCAAGTTagcttttaaatatatatatatatatatataagggatGGAACTAGGGGGAGGCAGAGTAACAAAATATTCTATTTATATAATCGTTCGTTAGGATAGCATGAAAGAATACAAAAATAGACAGACAGATAGATAAATAGAAGAAAACGGGTGAAACTGTTAATTATGATTGAAATCTTAACTTTTTAATGCATGGAGTTCAAGCTTGTTGTTTGTAGTTTGTTAATTAAAGCTTGACTTTGGAGCAAGGTGTCACGGTTATAACTAATAACAAAGatattagaattagaattagctggcaatgggtagggtagggtagggtttagactcTATCCTAATTCTATCTGtgagttgaaaattttattaaaattctactCTACTTTATCTGCGGGTTCAGAATCTCTTAACCCTAATCCTACCCacaccctaaaattctaaacGCTATCCTATTCTACTCTATctgcagaaatatcaaatttgttcaaagtaaatataaaattcaatcatctcgaattttatacatattaataacataaaaaataaaaaattaatgctttaaattactaaattaactaactagttttagtgattgttcacttattgtaagtcattaTATAAGAGAGATTGTGGGTTTAACTTTCACTTTTTTCACTgtatacctaatttttataaaatatgtgttatatatgaagTGCGGATAAGGTAGGATaaggtacaccctaaacccgtactCTACTCTATCCGCAGGCATATCCGGACTATATCCTACCATATCCGTAACAGATCAGATAGCCTACCCTATTCGAACGGATTAGACCAAATTGAATATACACAGGTAGAGTATGAATTGTCATCCCTAATTAGAATAGTTTAATATAATTTCGTCTTCTTTGCCTCCTTGTGTATAATTCCAtcttttgttttgtattaaaaataagaaaatcgtTGGTCCATCATAAAGAAATGTGAATTCTTTGATCAATGTATCAATTGTGGATTTAATGTTGTTTTAGTTGAATAttatggatttttttattttgtttctaataattaagaaaacgaaaatatttgataataaaaaaatattagttaaaaataaccaaaattatttttgttttattccaTGTAtctgtaataaataaatattaaataagataaatttaaattatttgagttaattattattttttctctaacattactattaaaaaaattgatttagttttgtttttcaatttttttatcagTATTTTTATGCATGATGTTTATTTAGTCTACGTTATAAATTATGCTccctaaaatatttaaataattaaaaaatatcagaatttattatttttgacaatCACTtagtcattatttaatttttctagtatgctaatttaataacattttattttatattttttaatattaatgactaattaataaccaaaacaataaattctaataacCTTCTAATGTTcttcataaaaaaataactatttctaCCCATAAATATTTATAACGATAACAAAACTATCTaccaaaaaataaactaaatttatatatagaaaaataagtTTTGTCACAAAAGTATCAAACAATTAaatgttgtaatttttttaaaaaatttaatcaaaatctcTAAATTACCTCGGTCATTCATCCTTAATCTCTTATACtactatcctttttttttttcccaatttcaaattttcataatcttCTATCACCGCCACCTTAACCATATGCAACACCACCACGACAGCACAACATCACCACCACCTTAATAATATACATTATTGTAGTCGTGTAAATTGAGGAAATTACAAGAGTGAAGAAATGTTTCAAATTTGACTGAAATGCAAAGCAATGGGAACTAATTAACTATTGTTTGAAGGACTCGGTTGGCTTCGAAGTAATTGGTTCTTTGGTAGGCCTAAGCTCAAATCCAGCACTCAGCGTTTTGGCATAATTAGAAAATCTTCCTGCGAAAGAACATGGTGAAGCTCCATCCTGTACCAAAACactatatctttcttttctttctccctATTCTTCCAACTCCAAACGGCTAAAGTGTCGCTGTtggaaattattattaaaaaaaaaatctcgcTATGTCTCCAACTTTGCTAACTCTTGTTTATGGTTTTGTTTAATGAAAGTGtatttgtggatgtgtctaataaaaatatattttttatgtctgtatctaatagaagtgtctttatagatatattttttagatgtatctttttttttaatttttttggtgactagatatatctctttatatatgtgtttaaaatataataattaattattattaacaataaattaacaaataatatattgataccttatactttttcttaaaaaaaaatgataaaatcttATATTTATTGTGATTTTAATGTACGATTAGATCGCtttttttagagaaatatttatctttttatttagttACTATAAGATTGGTAGTAATAATACCCTCCTCACATATAATAAAACCAATAAAtttcttatttaataataataaaaaaattttaattttcttaaataaaacaaatttttaaaactcaaaaaaattaaaacacttatttattgtttttgtatatatgtaaattatgaataaaaatatctATATTTATATGTTGCATGAGGCAAATAAAAGCCTCAAGTCACGTACCATATATGAAATGGTGTGACTTTTCTCAATGTTGCAATTGGTACAAACATAATACCCAAAAGATATGTGACCATTTGaagtaatatattattttagttcgAAAGGTCATATAAATGACCGTTTCAATAAAATAGTTCAAACAAATAGTTAATAAATCGTTCTATTTAATAttgataaaagtaaaataaatattaatttattaaatttataaatatcgtTTAATCCTCcactatttatatataaaaaatgtatcatccgaattaaatatttttttagaataaatttttaAGGTTCTAACAAAGTAATAGGTGTCTAATCAATTAAATCTATACTGTGCTAGTATAAAAAATTCACACATTACTTGTACCTTCTAAGTTCAAAAGCTTATAATTTTAAGCACTTATATGACCTTGTGCTCATCCTGGTGGCATGAATATTTATGAGAATAAAAATATGtagaatagttttggcatctcactatccgttgaaactcagaaatgttggcatttttaggaacttagaatccagatgatattattgactctcctagtttaattcttttttattcttgaacacagctttttagagtcttggccgttaccctaagcactttgttttccagtattaacaccggaacataaatgccacagacactttaactaggtgaaccctttcggattgtgattcagctttgctaaaatccccagatagaggtgtccagagttcttaagcacactctctttgctttggatcacgactttaactgctcaatctcaagctttttaattgacaccttcacgccacaagcacatggttagggatagcttggttgagccgcttaggccaagattttgtttcctttaggccctcctaaccattgatgctcaaagccttggatccttttaccgttgtcttttggtttaaagggttattggctttttttgctttgctctctctttttttttttctgcatgcttataatttttttcttttgcaacatgctttttcttttgctttttactgctttttcttgcttcaagaatcaatttttttggattttttagattaccaataatacttcttctttttcatcattctttcaagagccaacattctaaaattccagcttcaaatatgcactgttcattcatacaaTCAGAAAACAATAGCAAtgctaccacatcaaaataattgattattcttattataaacttgaaattcatctatctctcaattctttttaaataaattttttttaagtaaggtaagagatatatggaatattttataactttaagacataaatgcaaatgatcatgcaacaagaacaagagaacagataaaacataacagaaaataaaaaaataataaaagaaaaagagataaaagagaacgaatccacctttaatggtggcggtaAGTACTCCTCCTTGAGtatccaatgtagtgcttgatctcttcaatgtcactcattTGTCTTTGTTATTCTTCCCTCATAgccttttgatcttctcttatgactctttgatcttctcttatttcattgagtatggtggaatgctcttgatgctccacctaCAATTGCTCCATATTAGTGCTTAGTTCTCCAAGATAAgtctgccattgatcccaatagttttgtggaggaaaatacatcccttgaggcatctcagagatctCATACTAAGGCggctgcacaggctcttgtgcatgctctttagtttgctccatccttttcttagtgatgggcttgtcctcctcaatgaagatgtctccttctatgacaattccaactgaattgtatagatgacagatgaggtgaGGGAATGTCAGCCTTGCTTTGGTGGAAGGCTTCTCATCtaccttgtacaattcttgaggaatcacctcatgtacttccacatcacttccaatcatgatacaatggatcatgatggctctttcaatagtcacttttgaTCGATTGCTAGTGCGGATGATAGAACGCTGGATGAAtttcaaccatcctctagctatgggcttgaggtcaagcctttttagttgaatgggcttgccttgaaAATCCCTTTTctactgtgctccttccacacagatgtctgagagtaCTTTATCCattctttgatcaaagttgactcttctagtgtaaggatgtaggtctccttgcatcagaggcaagttgaatgccaacctcacactttctaggctaaaatctaagattctccctcgaaccatggtgctccaattctttggattttggttcacactagtgtcataatttttagtaacccatgcattagcatagaactcttgcacaaTTAAAATCCTAACttcttggatgggattggttagaacttcccaacctcttctccaaatctctcttcggatttccggatactcattcttcttgagcctgaaagggacctcagggatcaccttcttttctgcccctacttcatagaagtggtcttggtgggctttggtgatgaatctctccatctcccaagattcagaggtggcggctactgcctttcctttcttctttctagaggattctccaaccttgggtgccatgatTGGGAATAGAAAGGAAAAAGCtgggcttttccaacaccaaacttaaaactttgctcgtcctcgagcaaaaataaagtaaaaaaaaatagagtagaagaaaaagaaaatagaagaagatagaGGGGGGAGAGTGCTTTCAGCCATGGGTGGGAAAATGggtgggaaatttgattttgaagtgggtgggggttgatGGGAGTTATGATAGTTTTggggaagtgatatggatgtgattgggctagggtttataggaaaGAGTGTATGGAAAAGTGTGAAAGTAAGAAGGAAGAAGTGGGGTTGATAAAGAtgttgtgggacccactggtcctgagagggtAGGAAATTCAGATTTCCTGCCCTctgcactggcatttgaatgcccagGGTCTggtccctggctggcattcaacgccagctatgtTGCCATtgagggtgttgaacgcccagggtttgctccctggctggtgtttaacgccagcaacACTCCATCTAGAGTGTTCTGTTTTCTCTGCTGAATAATTCTGTCTCTATTCTGActgctgcacatgatcatgaaccaaaaaaaaataacttaaagaaaacaaaataaaagaaaatagaaataattaattaaggttgggttgcctcccaactagcgcttctttaacgttattagcttgacggtttgctccttacggaggtgagtatgggctcaaaATTTCGCCCCTTACAGTAAACTTTCTTcttgtcttctcatgaatgagctccacatgctctagaaaTAGGAtatgactcactgtatgtggtatgactggtttcttagtgaagacaactttcatgccaggtgagaggccttcagttggaaCTTTCTTGtacctccagcctttaggtactttcttcctagtacctttgttctcagtgcttgttaatggctgcccaacaccaaacttagaattgatgtttgggggcttagtaaagctctgcactgaaagagatggttggaGCTCTAAGTATTGCACGGTTATCTCTCTTTTCTCAGAGGGAGAATTGGGGTGAgacatcttgaataagatgtgatcctccaATAGTTGTAGAATTAGTTCTTTCTTAgatacatcaatgatagcattggaaatggctagaaaaggtcttccaaggatgacagagtCATCCTCTTCTtccccagtatccaagactatgaagtttgcagggatgtagtagtcttcaacctttaccaagacatccttaaCTAAGctatatggctt
Encoded here:
- the LOC112748642 gene encoding cytochrome b561 and DOMON domain-containing protein At3g25290-like, which codes for MVPSSISLLLLFILIALIASTSANTCTTQTLTDASNNNKVYANCMDLPHLNAFLHWTHNTSNSSVSVAFVATPPRPGGWVSWAVNPTGTGMVGAQSFVAYKGDNGVVTVFPLNIQSYSKMSQNLTIDTWNLRGEEDEGIIKIFVNIKVVENAVSLNQVWQVGPSVTAGRIDPHAFAPENLNSKGPLSLVGTQSISHGVDSRTKRKNIHGILNAVSWGFLFPLGVAIARYLRIFPCADPTWFYLHVGCQMSAYVIGVVGWVTGLKLGSESEGIVYTAHRNIGIALFCLCTIQMFALLVRPNKDHKYRVFWNIYHHSFGYTIIFLGIINVFKGFDILSTTEKWKSSYIVAISALAITALILEVITWIVVLRRKSNTK